Sequence from the Arthrobacter pigmenti genome:
ACCGTGACCGATCATGCAGAGACGGCCAACGCGGAAAAGCACATCGCAGAGCTGTTCGGAGAAGACCGCTACCACCGCATGGCCCAGCCCCTCAGCGGCTCCGAGGACTTCTCCCGCGTGCTGGCGGCCGTGCCCGGAAGCTTTGTGTTCCTCTCCGCGGTTGCACCCGACGCCGATCCCACCCAGGCCGCCTTCAACCACTCGCCCTACGCGACGTTCGACGACAACATCCTGGCTGACGGCACCGCCCTCTACACCCAGCTGGCCGTGGCACGCATCGCGGAACTCGCGGCCTCCTAGGAGCACTTCGAAGGACCTCGCCCTCTAGCGCTGGTTACTCTTGTACCGATGAGCACTCACCCCGAATCCCAGCCCCACCCTGCCCAGCCCGTCTCCTTCGTGCGGCGCGGCTCCCGCCTGCAGGGCCGGCGTCGTGATGCCTGGGCCGAACTGTCCGAGGGTCTCGTGGTGGACGTTCCACGCCACACCGCGGCGGACACGTCGGTGGATCCGGCGTGGGAGTACGACGCCGCTACCTCCTTCGGCCGCGAGGCGCCCCTGGTGGTGGAGATCGGGTCGGGGTTGGGTGAGGCTGTGGCGCACGCAGCGGCCGAGCAGCCCGAGCGCAACTTCCTCGCCCTCGAGGTGTACCGGCCGGGACTCGCACAGACGCTGCTGCGGATCGACCAGCGGGGGCTGACAAACGTCCGGGTTGCCCAGGTCAACGCCGCCGAAGCGCTTGCCACCATGCTTCGGCCCGCGTCCGTCGCTGAGCTATGGGTATTCTTCCCGGACCCCTGGCACAAGACCCGCCACCATAAACGGCGGCTGGTGAAGGACTCATTCCTTGAGCTGTCCGCGCGGGTGCTCGAGCCCGCCGGCGTCCTGCGTATGGCCACCGACTGGTCCGATTACGCCTTCCAGATGCGCGAGGTTGCCAACGCCTCGCCTGAGTTCGAGAACCTGCACGACGGCGAACGCACCGGTTCCGACAGCCCCCTCACCCAGGTGTGGGCCAGTGGCGTTGAGCACGTTGTGGGTGGCGCCCCTCGCCGTGAGGGCAAGGACAAAGTCGGCACTGCATCAGTGCAGGAAGGCGAGGACGCGGTGGGTGGCTGGGCGCCGCGCTTCGACGGCCGGATCCTCACGAGCTTCGAGAACAAAGCTCACGACGCCGGCCGGATGATCCTCGACCTGGCGTACCGGCGGCGCTGACCGCCGTCGTCGTCCTGTTTTTAGCTACGGCGCTCCAGCTCTCGCTGACGATTCCGTGCAGGTCTGAGCCAACGGCGTCCCCGAAACGCGGCGTGCCGTGGTGAGACACGCTCCTCGAGGGCGCAAACCTGCACGGAATCGGGCGCGCAAGAACGCCTACCGAGTCAGCCGCGGACATCCGAAAGGTGATGGACGACGTCGTGCAGCCCGTATTGCGCGAGCGTCGCGATGGTGAACCGTGAGCCGTTGCTGCGCCGGCCCACCCGCTCCCAGTCGCTGATCCCTTCCAACCGTGCGGCGTATGCCTCACCTGCAGCGGTCAGCTCACCCTGCACCGCCGCCGGATCTTCCGCCGCGTAATTCTTCTCCGCCGCCGTGCGGTCCTGGTCCCAGTTCGCGAACAACGGGTCCTCCTCGCG
This genomic interval carries:
- the trmB gene encoding tRNA (guanosine(46)-N7)-methyltransferase TrmB, with protein sequence MSTHPESQPHPAQPVSFVRRGSRLQGRRRDAWAELSEGLVVDVPRHTAADTSVDPAWEYDAATSFGREAPLVVEIGSGLGEAVAHAAAEQPERNFLALEVYRPGLAQTLLRIDQRGLTNVRVAQVNAAEALATMLRPASVAELWVFFPDPWHKTRHHKRRLVKDSFLELSARVLEPAGVLRMATDWSDYAFQMREVANASPEFENLHDGERTGSDSPLTQVWASGVEHVVGGAPRREGKDKVGTASVQEGEDAVGGWAPRFDGRILTSFENKAHDAGRMILDLAYRRR
- a CDS encoding DinB family protein gives rise to the protein MPIEPDSKDWTWVLERPCEGCGLDAGAFPPADIPDRIRADLPHWRTVLERSDVANRPDAGTWSPLEYAAHVRDVFALFIERTDLMLREEDPLFANWDQDRTAAEKNYAAEDPAAVQGELTAAGEAYAARLEGISDWERVGRRSNGSRFTIATLAQYGLHDVVHHLSDVRG